The genomic DNA GATGAATGGAGCAATGCTTTGCTCCAGTGCAATAGATTTGGAGGCTGATAAGATGCAGGGACACCAATGCACTTACATGATCACTTTTCTGTGACGGCGGCCTGTTTTTTGGGCTTCATTTTGAAGAAAAGGGCAATGGCTGCTATGGTGGCATATGTGGccaaaacacactaaaaacaaagaagcaTGATGAGAGATTCATACAGTCGTGGGATGCTTGACAGTTTTAGCGTCTTCTGTGAAAATGCATATTATTTAAAGTGAAGCTGCACACAACTCACATTCCTCCTTCCTGTGATCGTGTATGCATTGAAGTATTTGGCGATCCCAGTGAACTGGTGCTGGCTTCCGGCGTCGTGTCCTCCCATGATGGATTTGTTAATGGCTCtacaacaaatacaataaagatTATTTACTACTATAGAATACCAGTAAACATATAGCAGGTTGATTCCTCTTGGCAATAGGATGCGTGTCAAATCTGGAGCTGAAATGGTCACGCACACGTTCTGGTTAAATCATTTTGTGTCGTCTCCTATCACAGTTAATTGAATATCTATGGGTTTtagacatttgaagacatcattGGGACCTGAGAAACTGATGGacacttttcattttgacattttatagagaaaTAATTAGCAGATTAAACTGATAACTACAAATACTCAGGACGTTGAAGAAAATAATGGTTgcatttgctctttttttgaCAGGAACTAGGATGGGGAACAATTTAAgtgttttctaaatgtaaacTAGCTGCTAAACTAGGACTTATTAGCGTTGTTGAAGCTCTGATGGAGGTTAACTTGACATGCTAACGCCACAAAATCTGATCTGTCAAAACGCTGAGAACTAGTTTTCCTGCGATTCTCCGTATAATACTTTTTACTTGACAAAAATCAATATCGCTGTGAGTGACAGATGCACAAACAGCGggtatttcattcattcagactgACTTTCATCGGTCAATAACATTAACTGCATAGCCTCCTAGCTAGCACACTCAGTCAGTttaagttagcatgctagctactTTGACTTTCAGACTGTTGGCTAAATAGTACTTCCAGTTAGAGAGGCGTCTTAAAGACAACATGGGTACTATTGGGCAGTTTTAAGACCAAACTGAACGGGCTAATTTGTTTCTGAATGTGATATAATGTCTTACCTTATACACACGACCCCTGTGCAAACAGAACGAGACAGGTGTCCTTCAGTAGAGGCCGCAATGCTAAACTCACAAGGAAATCCCGCCTACACCCACCAGCCCCGAAGTGTATTACTATTGGTCCAAAATAATGCCACTCAAAGTCAGGGTCTAAAGCGACCAGTGAATGGCTAAAGGTAGCGTCAATCATTCTTTCTTGTCTGTGATTGGACAAAGAATGAAACGCCCACAAGAGTTTTTCTTCCGGGTTGAGATCATGGCGTGTTGCTGAACAACATGTGAGTTTTACCGGAGATTTAATGTAAGGAAACATTTTATGATAATCATTACGGATAAAACTATTTGGTTTGGTTAATGTTTAAATTATAATCGAGTTTTGTTCCATCGGAATTGGCATCTTGTCTGCTGGTAAACGTACTTTGTAGTTGTAGTGTGTTACTGGTAGTTAACGTTATCTCGTGCATTTGAGCTGATCTGCtagcagcagcatcacaacTGATCCAAATGGATTTTATTAGACTTATCCAGCATGCGATTAATCAAACTATACCTGAACAGAAAGCTGCTGTTTATGGCTCCCATACTGTcgttgttttcacattttcgATCTGTAACCCTCGAATGTAACATAATAGTAACCAATTTTCAAATAGACAAACGATGATTGAGCCACATGAGAGGCACAAACTACCACTGCTTGGCTTCAGCCATTCGTCACTTAGCATACCCTGAGTTTTTGTGTGATCAGCAGGTTCATCAGAAGTTTTGATATTACCTGTTTATTGACAGTGACTTTGGGATTTGTAGACATCTGCAACAACATCAAACATGGCATCTGTGGAGGAGGACTTTCCCCGAGGAGGGACAGCAAAGAAGTCCACTGAGAGTAAAATAGTGGTGCAGCGGACAGAAGTGGACAACTTGTTCCAGGTAGAGTGTCCACGTTGAGGTGGAAACTTCACAGGCTATGCTGACAAAGATGATCATCACACAGTGTATCATCTATCACATCAGTGCATTACCCAAGTGAAAGATATTTCAGGCTTGTGTTGTCATTAGTCTCACCCGAGAAGGTGTCAGTAAAATGTCCTCAGTAGTTAGCACTCATTATCATTTCTCTTGCAGTCAAATGAAGATGCAGAAGCTAAGAAGAGAAAGGTGGTGGCCAAAGATGAGGGAAAGAAGATCAAGAAGCAAAAGGTGGAAAAAGGAGACGGTCTGACGCTGAACGCAGCAGCGAAGTGTGTGGAAATCCTTCATGTCATGGTACGGCACTGCAGTTGTCAAGAAACAATGCATATGTGTTGAATTCCGTCAGTAAATTAGTTTTAGTGTAACATTGCAGTGAATCAAATGTGACTTGatattgagtgtgtgtgcttcgTGTTTCCCAGAATGTGAAGGAGGGCATGCTGATGCTGGGCTGTGTGAAGGAGGTGACAGACTTTGAGGTGACCGTCGGCCTGCCTTGTGGCATGCAAGGCTACCTCAGCATCAAGAACATCTGTGACTCGTACGCCAAGCTGCTCAGCGAGCAGCTGGATTCAGCTGATACAGAGGTACGCCTGCGACGTGATGATTTGAATTATACTTGTGATGGTGCTAAAGGCTTGTCATACTTGGGTCATATCATCGGTGGTACGCAGCGCATGAGTTTGTACCATCTCTAAGATGATTTCAAGAAAAATTGGATGCAGTTTCATCTTTGTCTTAAGAGTTTACTAATATCCCAGGATACTTTGTGATATCTAAGAGGTGGATCTTGTTTATTTACCTCACAGGATTACTGCTCTCTGCCACAACTCTTCTACCCCGGCatggtgttcaggtgtgtggTTGCCAAGTTGGATGTAGCCAGAGGAGGCTCTCTTAGCATCCAGCTGTCGGTCAATCCAAAGCTGGTCAACAAGGCTCTCGCCTCAGGCTCCCTGAAAGCTGGCATGGTAAGAGCATCCTCAGttaaatgatttgatttaaaatccTTTCAGCTctcttgttttttattaaaataatttattctaATGTTATTCTGCGGTGACTCAGGTCTTGAGTGGATGTGTGGAGAGTGTGGAGGATCATGGCTACATAGTCGACATTGGCATCAATGGAAGCAAAGCCTTCCTGCCCAAGAAAGCAGCGAAAGATGAACCTAACAACCTGGAAGGTACGACAAAGTATTTCAGACCGCCTGTCATCTACTGAGGAAATAATCTCAGTCAGTTGCATCCTTTCTAATACAGAGTAGGCTGTTGCTTCATCAGGGCCGTGCcgttgttttcctgtttttatcaaACACACTTGGGAAGTAATGGGTCGGCAAGACACTTCTCAagtatttgtgtgttgttttatgtccagagctgaaagtgggtcAGTATGTGACTTGTAATGTGGAGGAAGTAAAGAACGATGGTCGTGTGGTCCGCCTGTCTGTCAGCCCCCCGACTTTGGCCCAGGCCTGTGCTACATCCGAGCAGGGCTGGAACCTCTCCAACCTTCTGCCTGGTCTTCTGGTCAAAGCTAAAATCCAAAAGGTAGAGACAACTTTTATTTTGGTAGCACTGTTTAGCctttttataatataaatccATCTTCTGTCTGAGGATATGGGGAAAATTCTTATTTAATCCAGTAAATGATCTGTTACTGCCCTCATTACAGTCGCTATCACAACTTCAGTGGTAGCTGTGTTTCAATAAGTGTTTCAGCGTTGTAATAAAGTCTGCATGTTTGTATTGCAGGTGACCAAACATGGTCTGATCCTGgacttcctgtcctcctttAGTGGCCAGGTGGACTGTCTCCACGTGGAGCCAGAACAGGCATCCAGCTACACCAAGGGAGCAGAGGTAACACACAGACCCTTTTGGCTGTTATATCATATATGTCTTATCATTGTTTTCCAATTCACACTCTGTATTGACATGCACCTGTCACCAGTTAGTGGTTCCCCATGTGTTCATATCAGAGTGTAACTCTTTTGTATCAACCCACGCAGGTGCGAGcctgtgtgctgtatgtggaGCCGTCCAGCCGTTTGGTGGGCCTGAGCCTGCGCAGCTACCTTGTTCTGCCTGGGAAGAGCATCGACCCCTCTCCTGCTGGAGAGGACCGGAGAGGTGAGGTGGTGAAGGACTGCAAGATGACCGCCATGCACCACATGTCCGGGGCCGTCTTGGAGCTGCCAGACAAAACGTTGGCCTTTGTACATGTGAGTCGGGGAGAtgctttatttacatttaaacctACTTTGACTGTCAAGACAAATTAATGCTATGGATGCTCTCTGTCAATATTCCGCTGACTAAGCGTTTGGATAGTAACTTTATTTGTCCTTCTTAACAGAGGAACCACCTGAAGGAGTCTAATGAGCAAGCGAATGAAAACAGACTCATGGCCATGTCGGAGCACACCTGCAGGATCCTGGACTTCAGCCCCATGGACCAAATTCATTTCGCTAGTCTGCGAAAGTATGTCGCACCTTATTTATTCCATAGGAAGCATGGACCTCTCTATactaatcctaatcctaatcctaatcctaataCTAATGTATTTACAACCtgcttttgtcttgttttcaggAGTATGATTGAGAAGCCTTTTTTTAGATACCACGATCTCAAGGCCGGCCAGATTGTAGAGGTAAGAATAAACCACCACCACCTAGCAAATATCAAATACTCCCCTTGTCACACACGTGATTTGGATTCAGCTTTTTAAAGAATCTTTGAAAGCGACACGGTTATTTGGAAAGGGGATgcaaaatccctgtttttcaATTCCAGtcacatcagaatcagaatcagaatcagaattcttttattgtcattgtacaaaGAAtgcacaacgaaattgaaatgGAAATAGCAGCTCTCATAGGCAGTGCAAAACAACAGGATGTGCAACAAAATCACATGTTTTAAAgggaatagtttaacattttgagAGCTACGTTTGTTTGAATTCTGGCTAACATCAGTGTCATTAGCTGTAAATTAgccagaaaacaaaatgttaaagcCTGACACAGTATATCCGGCCTCTCCCATTATTCTTGTCTCTCACTCTGCTCTGTCCTTGCTTCTATTGTCCGTCTCACGCTGTCGGTCTTCTCTCCGTCAAAGGGGAAAGTGTCAGTCCTGCTGAATCACGGCATGGTGGTGCATCTGTCTGACCACATTAAAGGCCTGGTGCCCCGGACCCACCTGTCTGACATCGTCCTTAAGAACCCAGAGAAGAAGTACACGGAGGGCATGAAGGTCAAATGTCGGGTCAGTCCAGTGTTGTACTTCGGTTCAAAGCCACCGAAAAGACCACAAGAATTAAATCTGTATTCTGTAGTTTGAACCCTGTAAATCCCCCGTCATAACTGTTTGATTCCTCCGTGTCGGTGTGTGAATACGTTCCCTCAGGTGCTGTCAGTAGATGCAGAGGCTAAGAAGCTGTTCCTGACCAGAAAGAAGGCTCTGATTGAAAGCTCCCTGCCACTATTCCTCAGCTTTGCCGATGCCCGTCCTGGCCGAGTGTCCCACGGCTACATCGTGTGCATCAAAGACTTTGGCTGCATTGTTCGTTTCTACAACAACGTCAAGGGCCTGGTGCCGCTGAAGGAGCTCAGCTCAGAGCCTATCATCTGTCCCGAGGACGTCTTCTATGTGGGGCAGGTATGAagatcaaatttttttttattatctgctTTTGGTGTCTTTCTTTCTAGATGTATGGGAACAATAGTAAACCGGTATTTCACGGCAATTTATTTGGCATCTGTTAAGCTGTCTGTTTTTCGTTGATCGTCCAGGTGTTAAAGGCTAAAGTTCTTCAGTGTAACCCTGATAAGGCGAAGATGGTGATGTCATTTAAGGCCACGGGAGAGGGCGACACCGAGGGTGCTGCTAATCCCCAGTTTGACTGCGAGGTGGGGAAGGTAAGCTAAAGACCTCCCTGccttttgcccccccccccccttccatcTAATCTTTTTTCCATACTTTGACCTCAACATGCGTATTTGTATGATGCAGACGCTGGAGGCTAAGGTGCTGAAGAAGTTAATCAATGGTCTGGAGGTGGCCATCCTCCCCGATGAGATCCATGCCGTgctacccacaatgcacctttCTGATCACATATCCAACTGCCCTCTGCTGTGGGAGAGCCTGAAGGAGGGAGACAACATCTCAAACCTCGTCTGCGTCAACAAGAACAACATGAACATTGTATCCTGTTGTTAAGAAGTCTGTAGATTTTGTGTGTATCAGACCGCTCCGTACAGTGTGAGAATATTTTACTGCCCTTTGATGCTTATTAGGAAGTGAATTCAAACATTTCCTAATTATAGAAAGCAGTAGTAGTTGCCTCTGTTTTCCTTAGCTGCTCCTCCTTTAAAGAACCTCACCAAGAAGCCTACCGTGAGATGGGCACTGGAGGAGGGAGTGGTTGCCAAAGACTTCTCTGAAATCACAGTTGGAAtgcagctgattggctggatCAAGAACATCATGTCCTACGGCGTCTTTGTAGAGTTCCCGTACGGCCTTTTTGGTCTTGCACCCACATCTGTAAGTAAAGGCTCATGCTTTCTAACCTGACACTCTCTACCTTGAAGTTGTCTCCCTGACTAAAATTCCTCCTCCGCTCTGCTTTTCTCCAGGCCATGAGCGACCGGTTCATCACAGACGTGATGAATGCCTTCCAGGTCGGCCAGACAGTGGTCGCTAAGGTGACCAACCTGGATGAGGCAAAGCGGCGTTTCCTGGTCACGCTGAAGATTTCAGAAGTCATGACTCCGGGGGGCGATGCCCAGACCAGACTCATTAATGCTCTGAAGGAGAGAAGAGCTGTGACTGACATGATGGCCTTGAGAGGTATGATTGCATTGGTCTGTCGCTTCTCTGTAAGTTTATCTTGTGAGAAATACtcgcaaagaaaaaaaaaaaagtcttatcaaaatctgatattttcattctttcattctctcttttgAAGTTTGCTTTGTGGGTCTAACCTGCCATCATCCTCTGTCTTTATTCTCAGATAACGGTGATCTTTGCCAGCAGCTGGCTGCTCTGTCTGTTGGTCAGAAGCTGAAGCTGACTGTAGATACTGTGAAGGACACTGGCGTCACCTTTACGTCTCACGAGGTGGTCGGTGCTACCATACTGGCCACCAAGCACCATGTGATGGGTATGCATTTAAGCAGAAACGTTTGCAATTTTACAGAACTGCCTGAATGTTTCACTCCTCCTTGATAATAACAGTAGTCTTTGCCACCACATAACATTTTGACATAGCTGAAACAGACTGGTATCGGGTTTTCGTAGCATGATCGCATCAACCAAAATAATGTGGTGAACGATGCTACTGCGTTATTGAACACAAAGGGATCAAAACTGATGCAGCTGAGGTCAATATATCCTGATTCTCTCTAGTATGGCTCAAACTCCAAAAACACTgcatcctacatttcccataactCAGTAGCATCTTTCATGAGGTTTTCCCTGACTGGTGTGTGTCTTTCAAACTTTATCTGTCTATATGCCTGTCCCCTAATTTAAACCAGTGTCTCTATGTCACATATTGTACTGCTAactatttaattgttttttcacGTTATGTAAGCAATATAACTTTCTGTTGGCTGCATTGTCTCCAGGTGTTAACCTGACCCCAGGTGTGAAAGCTACTGCGGTCATCCTCCATATTGACATGCTGTCGACATGTGTCCATGTGTCAGTCCTTTCCAAGCTGGTGGGGAAGAAGAAATTAGTGAGTACAACTTTCCCCAATGCAATGTTGTAGTTTCAAAATGTAGAACATGATTTTACTTTTCATGTATGGAGGAAAGTTGGACTGAACTGGCTTtatcaaacacactctcacacacgtaGATGGTACATTGATCATAATCATTTCATGTAGTTTGGATCTTTTATTATCTGTGTTTTCGTTTGTATTTCCACAGTTAACTGAAGGATCAAAGCACACAGCGGTGGTGCAGCACATCGACAAAGACTTGACCGTCATCTCGTTGGATGATACGGCGCAGCTGACTGTGATCCAAACCAGCAGCCACCTGAACGAGATAGCTCTAGCTGAGTCACAGAGGCTGAGGGTGGGAATGAGTTTGGCCGTAGAGATTGTAGAAACCAGCTGCCAGGAAATGCAAGGGCTCCCTCTAGTGTCGTGGCAGCGCACCGCACCGAAACGACAGCGCACAGCCTCAGAAAACCAGATGGGCTCCAAGGGTCACCGCTTTGGCGAGATCGTGCGGGGTACAGTGCGGACAGTGAAGCCGACCTCCATTCAGGTCACGCTAGAGGGTGGGGGCACGGGCTGCGTACACGTGTCTGAGGTGGTGGACGTCGCGACTGTGTGTCACGGATGCTTCCCCACGTCTTTGGTTAAAGTGGGCAGTGTGGTCGCCGCCAGGGTCATCGGAGGACGGGACGTCGCCAGTCATAGGTACATGCTGCTCGTTTCACATGCAGGAAGAGGCATTTCTTATCAGTATAAGTAAGAAAGTATAAAAATGAACGTGATGgttttctgtttgctgtttgttaaATTGCATTGAATTTAAAATTAACCTCAACCGTCTTATTTCAGATTCTTGCCGTTCTCCCATCCCAAATTCACATACAGCATTTCTGAGCTCACACTTATACCCAGGTAACTGTACAGCACAGCTCATTGTCTGTTGTAATTATCATGGCCTGCATTATCATATTATACTATGTGATAAACTGAATTGTATTTAATCCTTGAATTGGTTtactttcatttcatattttatgtcttatttgtatttttatatctgttgtgtttcctttttttcctctcctcagcaAATTGGATGATGGTGCAGATTTCAAACCAGttacaacaaaagaaaagctaAACAGCTTCAAGGTCGGGGAAGAAATGACATGCTTTGTCTCTAAGGTAAGTTTGGGAAATCGGCTTGCAGTGGCTTGTTTTGCCTTTACCTGCCAGTTTCCACAAAATGTAGCTTTTGATAGTAAGATGAAAATCCAAATTGATTAAAAGCAACTTTAGAGGAGCAAAATTGTAGCCAAGGTTTTCATTGTGTTCACGCTTCTGCCCCCAGTTTAATCCAGAGAGGAAGTCTTTGGAGATCACCATTGATCCTTCTATTAGTGGGACAGTCGAACTGCTGGCCATGATCACTGATCCAAAAGTAAGTGTAAAGCAAGAACATGTTTTGGAAGAGCACATATCGGATCATTTTTCTTACagtttaagaaaaaataagaaatgattAGATTAAAATTCAATTTCAGACTGCTGTGATTGGAAAAAATCTGCTTATTTTCAGGATGCCAGCCATCCAGAGAAACTATACAAGCTGGGCCAAGCAGTCAGTGCCAGAGTGGTGGAGGTGAACTTCAAACCTCAGCGCTTGGTGCTGTCACTCACAGGTAGGAGGAGCCCGGACTGTTTTTGGTGAGATCAAGCCTTAGCTTCAGTTTCTTATTTCTCATTGCCCCTTTTGTTTTCTAGGTGTCCATGAACTGGAGAAAGGCAGTGTCGCTTTGGGGATGGTCACTAATATCCAGCCACATGTCGGCCTCCTGGTCAAACTCCCCTTTGGCGGCATGGGGACTGTAGCTGTCACCGACCTGGCTGATGCCTACAGGTCAAACCCCCTGGACGGGTACAGCAAGGATCAGCTGCTCAGGTCCGTAGATGCAGCAGCGACCTTTGACTGAAATCCCTTTTGTTATATACTGCAGATTGTCTGAGAAACAATTAGTCTGATACACCATCCAGCTTTAGCcttgtaatgttttatttcaactACAAACTGTGgttaacttgtgttttttgttctgtgtaaacctaaaagcaacaaaagtttatttattttttttttttttttttactacagaAGCCAAACAAAATGAGCTGTTGGAAATATTGTTGTGGTTGTAAATGCTGATTTTCCAGCTTTGCCTAGAATACGCTCAAGGGcaactgctgctgcagaatacCAACTAACAGCAGCtaccattttaaaaacaaaacagactttATAACCCTTTTTGATTATCTTGAAGTGCAGATttaagagtttgttttttttgcctcagGTGTTTCCTTCTTGAGAATGAAAACGGCAAGTGGCGGTTGTCTCTGCGTCCATCAAGGTATGAGGGCGTTCCAGTGGATTTGTGGCTTTCTGTAACAAATTCACATGTATTATCACAATATGCGGCTGACTGTACCGTTGCTCTTCCAGGCTGAATTCACAGCAGGCCAAGCCGGCGAAGGACCCAGAGGTTTTGTCTGTAGACACACTGAAGGCAGGCCAGATCATCAGAGGCTACGTGAAGTCCGTCAAGGAGCAGGGTGTCTTCATTAGGTATCTGAGAAGAACTGGAAGTTTATCCATTGGCAGAAATGTAGCTTTAACTTTCTTAGACAGATGTAACATTCATGTAAACCACACAGGAACAAACAAACCTCTAAATGCTTTTTTCTGGATAATGTGGTTTCGGGTGAGTTATTTCAGCAATGATCATGACAGATATCCTGAAGACATCCTTATTTCACACGTCCCAGGTTGTCGGGGAGCATTACAGGAAGAGCCCAACTACAACAGTCCACCAAGTACTATGTAAGAACCCACAATGTCATCTCTGAGCACCTGCCTGCCAACACCCTGCTCACCACCAAGATCGTCAGGTAGGAAACGCACAGATTTCCCTTCTGTGGTTGTAGactgaaaaaatgtcaaaaggaAAGCAAGCAAGTCAGGAATTAGAAAGTGGTGGATGGTGTGTCTTTCCCTGTGCAGCTTTAGATAGCAGCTGTTTATAGAGTCAATGCCGCCATCATCTCTTTCCATTATTGTCTATAGTATCGACAGAGAGGAGGAGTTGGTCAACCTCTCTTTGCTCCCAGTGGACACCGGCAAGCCGGACATCCTCCCAGAATCTCTGGGTCTGCCGCTGCGTCTAAtcggagaggagaagaagaaacacgatatggagagaaaaaagaagaaacgcACGCTGCCTGAGAGCGAGCAGGTAACAGACAACCACGGTTTCCTTTCACTCTCACATCAAACTTTCCTTCTTTCCATACATTAAATTATAAACACATCTTAGGTGACCTACTACTTAGATGAACAGTATTCAATATGAGAACTTCCTCATGGATCAAAACCATCTTCAgttatcattcattcattatcctTTTTGGTCGGAAACTAataatatagaaataatttaaacgtgtgtgtgtgttgtccctgATCGTATACTTTACTGTTGTTTTATCTGCCAGAAATCAGCCGAAGCTCAGGtcccaaagaagaagaagaagaaaacaaagaaagcgCAGACTGATGACGACAGCGGAGTGGAGGTGTActtcagagaagaagaggatgatgaagaggaaccCAAAGCCGATTCTGCAAAAGTACGCCACACCGCTCAGCATTTTTACAGTCGTACAAGCCTTCACAGTCTTTCTCCAGAACTTGAAAGACGCTGTGCCTCTTCCGTCTCTTAGCAGGTGGCGCACAGCTCAGCGGGTCCATCCAGACTGCAGGTGGCAGCAGGTTTTTCCTGGGACGTGGGACTGAGCTCCCTGAAGCCTGCCTCTGCAGCACAGGAGGGCGACTCCAGTGATGGAGAGGACCAAGACGGAAGCGGCAAGGTGGGCTGATCGTAAAGCTGCATGTGTAGTCATGGGATCATTAAAGGGATAGTTAAGATTATTTGAGAAGGGGTTGTATGAGGCTCTGATCAATAGTTAATGTATTACCTACAATAATAGGGAGGTGCACGCAGGCAGGAGTCCTGATACAGATGCTAAGCAgcgtactgctgtggacgggcAGCAGGAAAACCTATTTTAGCCACCTGAAAATATCTAGATCATTTTAAGTGTACACTAGAATAgtttcatcattttacattgCTGTCATACAGCCATTTCTAATGGGGAGCTGAACCTGTTCGTTAAATAACCagtcatacaataacacaagaaaattaaccaatcgaggcagtgATAGACTAGCAACTCCCTTGTTCTGTGAGTTacaatgaattgaattgaattttcaatggagtctggtggctttgaagtgatagaagagaaagagagccacCCTAATTCAAATAATCCCAAACATCTCTTTTAAAGGAGTATAACTTTCTgccatcatttcctgtttccttctcTGTGTTTAAACATTTACTGCCACCAAGCTCATCGTCTTTTCTGCCCTCTGTCTCACCTCTGCCAGCCCCAGAAGAAGTCTCGTCATGAGCTTGAGCAAGAGAAGAAGGCAGCAGAGAAGGCCCTGGTGCAGCGGGAGGCTGAGCTGATGGATCCCAGCCTGCGGCCAGAGGACTCAGCCACTTTCGAGCGGCTGCTCCTCGGTTCACCCAGCAGCTCCCTGCTGTGGCTCCAGTACATGGCTCACCATCTGCAGGCCACCCAGATCGAACAGGCCCGTGCTGTGGCTGAGAGGGCCCTCAAAACTATCTCCTTTAGGTGATTGatgcaacacaaataaaacaacatagaaaTGAGATGACTTTAAAATTTGATCTGTGTGTCCATCTCTGTTAAACAGACTTGCTTTGTTTTCGTGGATGGTTGATTAATGAGGACATGTTTTAACACCAGATGGCTGTATATCTTTGCAaaacttgccttgccttgtTTCCAGGGAAGAGCAGGAGAAGCTGAATGTGTGGGTGGCCCTGCTGAACCTGGAGAACATGTACGGCACAGACGAGAGCCTGAAGAAAGTGTTTGAGCGGGCGCTGCAGTTCTGTGAGCCCATGCCCGTGTACCAGCAGCTGGCTGACATCTACGCAAAGTCCGACAAGCTCAAGGTACAATCTATTGGGTGTCTAGATACCACGCCGAGATGCTGAGATGCTGTGTTCTAAtgcctgcatgtctgtctttctgtgtgtgcggtatctgctctgtctgtctgtgtttgtacccAGGAGGCGGAGGGCCTGTATAAGACAATGGTGAAGCGTTTCCGTCAGAATAAGGCAGTGTGGCTGAGCTACGGGACCTTCCTGCTCCAGCAGGGTCAGAGTGATGCCGCCAGTGCTCTGCTTCAGAGGGCGCTGAAGAGTCTGCCCTCCAAAGAGAGTAAGATGGCCTTTTTCCGAACACTGAAGATGCCACAGAACAGTTTGATGTATACTTGTGGGCTGCAGGCTGGCACTGACTGCACAGTCGGAGGTTTCAGTCAATGGTCGGAGTGCAGATTCTCGTCCCCTGTCCCAGCTGTGCATCTTCACAGCTCTTAACCTCCCTGTGTTGTCATGCTTCCCCCTCAGGTGTGGATGTGATCGGCAAGTTCGCTCAGCTGGAGTTCCGTTATGGCGACGCAGAGAGAGGTCGCGCCATGTTTGACAAAGTGCTGACGAGCTACCCGAAACGCACAGACCTCTGGTCCGTCTTCATTGACCTCATGGTCAAACATGCGTCACAGAAGGAAGTCAGGTGAGAGCTGCTGTGCTTTCTAACTCCCTCCGGctcttttaacacattttgcTTCATTCTTTGCGTCCGTTCATAAGTGGATAAACATATGTGCTAAAATATACAATCCCATGGAAACTAACTTAATggtttacattaaaaacaaatgacataaGTGAATGATTAA from Pempheris klunzingeri isolate RE-2024b chromosome 3, fPemKlu1.hap1, whole genome shotgun sequence includes the following:
- the pdcd11 gene encoding protein RRP5 homolog isoform X2, translating into MASVEEDFPRGGTAKKSTESKIVVQRTEVDNLFQSNEDAEAKKRKVVAKDEGKKIKKQKVEKGDGLTLNAAAKCVEILHVMNVKEGMLMLGCVKEVTDFEVTVGLPCGMQGYLSIKNICDSYAKLLSEQLDSADTEDYCSLPQLFYPGMVFRCVVAKLDVARGGSLSIQLSVNPKLVNKALASGSLKAGMVLSGCVESVEDHGYIVDIGINGSKAFLPKKAAKDEPNNLEELKVGQYVTCNVEEVKNDGRVVRLSVSPPTLAQACATSEQGWNLSNLLPGLLVKAKIQKVTKHGLILDFLSSFSGQVDCLHVEPEQASSYTKGAEVRACVLYVEPSSRLVGLSLRSYLVLPGKSIDPSPAGEDRRGEVVKDCKMTAMHHMSGAVLELPDKTLAFVHRNHLKESNEQANENRLMAMSEHTCRILDFSPMDQIHFASLRKSMIEKPFFRYHDLKAGQIVEGKVSVLLNHGMVVHLSDHIKGLVPRTHLSDIVLKNPEKKYTEGMKVKCRVLSVDAEAKKLFLTRKKALIESSLPLFLSFADARPGRVSHGYIVCIKDFGCIVRFYNNVKGLVPLKELSSEPIICPEDVFYVGQVLKAKVLQCNPDKAKMVMSFKATGEGDTEGAANPQFDCEVGKTLEAKVLKKLINGLEVAILPDEIHAVLPTMHLSDHISNCPLLWESLKEGDNISNLVCVNKNNMNINLTKKPTVRWALEEGVVAKDFSEITVGMQLIGWIKNIMSYGVFVEFPYGLFGLAPTSAMSDRFITDVMNAFQVGQTVVAKVTNLDEAKRRFLVTLKISEVMTPGGDAQTRLINALKERRAVTDMMALRDNGDLCQQLAALSVGQKLKLTVDTVKDTGVTFTSHEVVGATILATKHHVMGVNLTPGVKATAVILHIDMLSTCVHVSVLSKLVGKKKLLTEGSKHTAVVQHIDKDLTVISLDDTAQLTVIQTSSHLNEIALAESQRLRVGMSLAVEIVETSCQEMQGLPLVSWQRTAPKRQRTASENQMGSKGHRFGEIVRGTVRTVKPTSIQVTLEGGGTGCVHVSEVVDVATVCHGCFPTSLVKVGSVVAARVIGGRDVASHRFLPFSHPKFTYSISELTLIPSKLDDGADFKPVTTKEKLNSFKVGEEMTCFVSKFNPERKSLEITIDPSISGTVELLAMITDPKDASHPEKLYKLGQAVSARVVEVNFKPQRLVLSLTGVHELEKGSVALGMVTNIQPHVGLLVKLPFGGMGTVAVTDLADAYRSNPLDGYSKDQLLRCFLLENENGKWRLSLRPSRLNSQQAKPAKDPEVLSVDTLKAGQIIRGYVKSVKEQGVFIRLSGSITGRAQLQQSTKYYVRTHNVISEHLPANTLLTTKIVSIDREEELVNLSLLPVDTGKPDILPESLGLPLRLIGEEKKKHDMERKKKKRTLPESEQKSAEAQVPKKKKKKTKKAQTDDDSGVEVYFREEEDDEEEPKADSAKVAHSSAGPSRLQVAAGFSWDVGLSSLKPASAAQEGDSSDGEDQDGSGKPQKKSRHELEQEKKAAEKALVQREAELMDPSLRPEDSATFERLLLGSPSSSLLWLQYMAHHLQATQIEQARAVAERALKTISFREEQEKLNVWVALLNLENMYGTDESLKKVFERALQFCEPMPVYQQLADIYAKSDKLKEAEGLYKTMVKRFRQNKAVWLSYGTFLLQQGQSDAASALLQRALKSLPSKESVDVIGKFAQLEFRYGDAERGRAMFDKVLTSYPKRTDLWSVFIDLMVKHASQKEVRALFDRVIHLSVSVKKIKFFFKRYLEYEKKHGTPQSIQAVKEKAVEYVEAKGTEAAS